The sequence below is a genomic window from Neodiprion pinetum isolate iyNeoPine1 chromosome 7, iyNeoPine1.2, whole genome shotgun sequence.
AGTAAATGAACATCCTATAATAAAATAGTAAACTTGTTCCATAAATTGAACAGAATTCAAGACTATAAACATATCTATTACAAGATTTAAAACTTATGAAAGCCTTCTTATGATTCCTAGAGTCTGATGAATGCTTTTGGCAATAAGTACTAAGTATAGAATTGCATATTGAATATATCTCTGTGACGGAACAACCAATATTTATAGCTGCTTTCTGCTTTGCTCAGCGTTTCTGGCAACCTTATTGTTTAAAGTCAAATCTGAGAATGTAGAGAAATACAGTAAGATAAGAGCAATAAGAATAGATAACAATTACCGCCACTCACAATAAGAGATTGTTAAGAAGATTCACTAATTACGCTCAATTTTTGATGGCCAACAGCCTCCGTTAAAACAATCATAAGATTTGATAGGAAGGGAGCGTTGGCTACGATATGGCAAGTATAAAACTCACATAGGACAACGTAAAAAATATCCCAAGTATACAGTACTTTGGTATATTTAAATAGGATAATTCTAAACAATTTGTTActtgtaattttataaaagtacTAGCTCCCAATGagatatgaaaaaagtttggTTATTAGGCTACACTGCcttatttttatcgacattgGTACATTTGGTTGTTACGTCTGCCTGCCTTCCTTATGGAGGGGCATTTATCGTCCACGTCCGTCTATTCTCGCTTAAAATTGGACTCAACTATTGCAggtattaaattaaataatctcaGAAAAATTGTCTGTGATTATCTTTGCAAGTTTTatatatttctctattttgggGGAAAAGGCTATTACATGGCTTGAATCATGAAGATGAAACAAATATATGTCACATTATATAGTTGAGAATCTAGGTCATTTTGTAGTTATACTCACTCCTTTGGCTAATCTTTTCTGAAGAAACGCAGAATGACCGCTAATGGGGCGTCCGCCGGTATTTGGGAATTTGGCCCTAAGCTTGgcttcttctattttttcaatgtcatTTGACGACAACTGCAACAAGAACAAAGTGTCAATTACATATACCTATCCATCAACAGAATGGTAAAAGTTAACGGTTCAGCGATTAACATCAATACAGATTAtgctatatatataatgtgactgtgtacaaattttattaaGAGTGAAGACGAACTTACCTCGATTGATTGAGTTGTTTCGTCTGTTTGTTCATCTTTCTGATTGTCGCACATCCTCGATTGtttgtatatgtatgtttacgtataatttatgtattaacgcggagatgaaaaatataaacgatggaaaataatatttcgcGAAATATGATCCGTAATGTCGAAAAGAAGAACCAAACCTGTATAGTTAGTTCAACCAGCTTTTCGACTTCGGTATTGCGAGGTTACGAACGGTCGAAAGCCGATTAATATAAGGTTACTTTCGAATGGGGTTTTGGCTTTTATCACGTTAATTCACACAGACAAGCTACGTTTTGACTCGGACAAATCTTCGAACTATTTATGAAGGCCAATGGATCAACAAATTCAGAAGTCAGTTACCAGTTCGGAACCACTGGTTAAGAGAGCGGGTTTAATTTGCCCGTATAAAGCCATGTTCACAGCGCATCGATTTCATGCATATCGTATAAGAAAGCAACCAATCAATGACAAGAGTTTGGGATATTCCTCTTGGAACCATCCACCCGATTGGTTGATCGTATTCATGACGGTGTAACATCCGACCGGAACGTtcgtatgttttatcgactattattactgcatatcacttttatcaactaaccaaactcgaagtacgagaatcttgtaaccataaggtattaaaacaactgtctaactatttggaatatccctagatGGAAACAATTATGACATTCACTAACCAAAGCTCaaaaaccatgttacgagatcGTTGCACTACAAAgagctataatattattatacgttattatatatcactatattaacaccataattaactaacaccattatatccaattattatataacacACGACAATGCCATTTGTGCATTCGAAACTGAGAGCTACACAATAAGCAACTTACGCTATACCATATAACCTGGAGTATAGAGGACTGTGAAACCATAGATAAATGTATAaccaatataatgtaaagatagCACTGTTGCAATAATCCATTAAATCAGAGACTGTAAAACCTTCAAAACCGTGCATACCAATTATCCAGCATGAATCATACTTTGCTCCGTAACGCCGTATTGTAGGCAACACGCGCAGCGTTTTTGAAGACAATGCAGATCTCCAATGAGGAGCCATACAGAGCTCTATCTAGAGAACACATTAGGAAACTTAACGACGAAACGATTGAAGGTAAATCAACTCACATGAACTCAAAGATGCATACGTGGCAACGCCCAGTAACAGGCAACCAACAAACATGAGAAAAACGTTCTAAAAGCTTCTAAGCCGATTTATATCGATATAAGAATTTATAATTACAGAAGAGAATTATGTACGAAAGCACACATGTAAACCTGCTCTAAAACtacgaattatcaaattgttaaataccCTAAATTTGTTAAGATAGTTATAACACAAACACCTAAGAATATTCGCAGCAGCGCGATCCTAATAATGTTAAGCAAATAGCTACTATGTCTCATAAACAATCGCTGTTGTACtccaggtgaataacgacagtaatcaattataatacatatgcaattttatatatttacacgcTATCAAACTAACAAAACGACAAGTAACCGATATGACAATCTTAATATATAAACTTTGTAACGAACAGGATAGTAAGAATATTTAAGAAGTAAACTACGACTAGAATTCAGCGCATCGTGACCCCGAAAATGCACACGGCACTAACGTACACCATGAAACATGGATCACCTCTAGCGCATACGCACAGCGATGACCATATTAAGAAATAACTGCTAAAATTGGCCCGGGTCCTAACGCCCACAGTGGCGAAGAAGCACGGTAGCCGAGGGGCCAAGGGGGGCTTGCTGCCCCAACACCAAAGCCCAcgcagaatgaaaaattacagagcAGCAACCCTGCACCTACACCACCGCACCAATTCCTAGAAAAAGGGGGAAGGTGCGCAAAAGTTGACAAAAGCTAAAAAAGGGGATCGTTCTGCGCAACGATCAACACCTATATAAACGGCGACCGATCATCGGATCGTCCTCTTGGTTTCTACCACCAGATTCGTCATCTTGTTCCAATACAGTCTCGCGGTGAAATCCTTTTgccttttgcatttaaactttTCGTACAACGTTACTCTGCCCAAAAGTCCAGTGAGCTTTCAACTCCATTTTTGTCATATTAATTTAAGATCTTACATTAAGTAACTCTGTGGTTTGTGACTCGAAATATtgaacttataaaataaatctaaGTTAATCAAAGTATCCAAATATATGAAAATCAGTCATTTCGTTAAATCCTCTTATCAATCTACGCTGCAAGTCATCATATCCAGATTATTCTCAAAGGGTAAgccaattaattaaatcttttatccaaTAATTACTTCTTCCTTGGTTCGTTCGGTTAGAGTGACAGAATGCccgttgtccggtgtatttcaatactttatcggtaattggtgacccaaactactgatgtgagtctaGCTGTAGCTGTGTGAACGATTCCGGTGTCTGACATCTGGAAATTTCCACCAGGTACCGTTCCGACGTCACAACAGTGTTAACAAGTGTATTCAACCGATATTTTTGAGGcgctaaaaaataaaaacaatattctcatgttatgaaaaatgaagatcTTGGGCGCTTTCCGTTTATATCAATTCTCTAACACAAATCGACACTAAGTGATTTCATTGGTCAGATCGAACAGAATAGGCCAATGAAATCACTTAGTGTTGTCTTGTGtcaaaaattgatgtaaaCGAAAAACACTTACCCATAGATGCCGAACTTCGCTTATACCTGGTCCAGCCATAGACATATAAGAATAGACTGCGTGAGCAGGCTGAGAAGGCGAAAGCGCGGTAGAAAGAGAAAGCTGCATATAGGCCCCCCTCTATCCTTGTCTaatcgcgcatgcgcgggaCACGCGAATCGTGTAGGCCAGTATACTACCAACGAAGATCGAGTCACAGAGAAGCGTACGGCCTGCAGGCTATTTGAAGCAAGAAAAGTTGGGGTGCTCGGATGAGCTATCACCCCAACAGCTAGGTGTCACTAGTGGCGCCTTTGCTTGTGTGGCTCACGTACAGCGCTCTATACTAATGCGTACAGTGTGGGTGTGTTGGCTCCGACCGGCGGGTTGGGGTGATCGTGCTAACTCTCTATTGTCGACCGACGGTAGAGCCATCTTACGGATTTACGAGTCACGGAAAGTTTTGTTTCAAGCGGCCCATAAGCCGTACGCTTCTATGTGACTCGATCTTCGTTGATACTACATTGCGAGAGAATGCTGAGTGCGCTTGCGCGCGATTAGACAAGGATAGAAGGATGGGCCCATAAGCAGCTTTCTCTTTCTATCCCGCTATCGCATTCACCAACGGGCTACCTCCGAGCTCGCACGGTCTATTCTTATATGTCTTTGGGtccagccccctgacactcaccactgctcgtatgctaaaaaattgtacgcgttttgtccccgttttttagttcctctacgtggcgctagtagacttctgatacgctcgctgccctcgctgaGCGCGCGCAAGCTTGTCAgacaactactagcgccagtagtggtggaaattggcggcagaatcgagggacattttgtgaaccacttttagcagcgtgtgtcagggggctCGTTAACTTTATGAACCTGGCCGCGGTTCGGCAGTTGTGATTATTTTTGCATAATTCGGTACTTGTCCACCAGACAGCTACGGGTCTGTAAGACAATTGTAAACAATAATGGCGGCATCCAGTATTCGAAAGAGAGGAGTGTAATCTTAGGTTAATCATGAGATGAGCGTGTcatgttaaaaaaatgtgagcAGAAGTTGCAGTTGAAAACATAGAATACCAAAAATAATgacaaattataaaatatatgaaacatataaagtaatataaaataaatagaagtCATAATAAACAGATGAGGTTGACGTTCGTAATGTTGACGCAACagaataatcgaaaatcgTTTGAACTTTGGGGTTGAACCtttcaaaaacaataaactaCACTTCGTAATTTTCGAAGttggttaaaatattgtgtctcgcttatttaacaattataaCAATATTTGCGTTAACGTTATGAATTTCAAGCTGCTAAAAGTTACGTTTTCATCAATCTAgataattttctcttttcgcGGCTTTGCTTTAGAACGTCCCTGAATATATAGATACCATTTGCTAGCTCAAATAGGCTTAACACAAGAAAATGTAATATCAAATACTACAATATTGATATGCTTAGTTTAAATTGCAATACAAATTGAGTTCACCCCAAGATATATAATCGGAAGTCACAACTAATATAAAATGTGTAAGATTTTGAAGATACGTGTTTCGAACACTGCGTTCCGTCATTATTGTTTACAATGGTCCTACATATCCGTAGCTGTCTGGTGggcgaaaaacgaattatgCTAAAATAATCACAAGCCTTAGCATTGCGGGAATAGGGCAGCCAGACCACCTATTATTCTTACACCATGTTCGCCGCACATGCATGAACTtgcgtaatttttcttaattaaaacgattaaaaattacCGATACTAAATTTTGGGAAAAACTCATAAAATTGATTCTTTCTTCTACATATCT
It includes:
- the endos gene encoding alpha-endosulfine; translated protein: MCDNQKDEQTDETTQSIELSSNDIEKIEEAKLRAKFPNTGGRPISGHSAFLQKRLAKGQKYFDSGDYQMAKQKSAAKPKPAGVLPTGDAIPTPETVPQRKTSIIQQKFNTSTSS